cgtctcaaaaaaaaaaaaaaaaagaaaagaaaattcaaatgtcATCTCTTTGCATGTGACTGAGACCGACATCTTAGAACAGTAGGGTTGAATATCTTCCGGTTCTGGAAGCATAGCTGAGCACCAGCTACTGCTTCTTCTAAATGCCTCAGCAActgtgtaagagtgtgtgtgtgtgcatgcgtgcgtgtGTCTGTTTCTCTTCGCTGATGCTCTGGGCAAATGCTCCAATACCTAATGCAGGCTCCATTTCTAGGTCTCATCCAGTACCTATTCATTATTTAAGTGGCCTTCAGTGTTACCCAAGCTTTTTAGTTCTCCTTtcacttatctgtaaaatggggttaataaccTGCCTTGCACAGCATTGACATGATGCCTAGAAACCAGTATACATTTGGTAAATAGCAGATATTATCATTATGAATAATGATCCcaagtacttttattttaaaataaagttttaaaaactaaaccaTTAGCCCTGCTTGCCTTGGGCTAAACGAATAAAACATTCATAGTAGGGTGACGTCCCCATGGAGACAGTTATCTAGTCTCTGGGCTGGGTTGCTCTTGGTGCTGCCGTGTGCAGAAACAGCAGAATGAGCATCCTCTTCAAACGTGACCAAGTATAAGGTTATTGTTTTGGGGGCAAAAACCCCTTCCCCTGAAACCCATAAATCTATTCCACAGAGTGCATGTGAAAGCCGTCATATTCTACATGCTTTTTATCTAAACTGTGCAAACCAAGCCCCTTGAGGTCTATCTGCCTCAGAGACATAAATTACAGAGGCGAAGCAGGCAAGCCTATCTTTGAAGTAGGCTAAAACTCAAAGGCATAGGCATTCAGGCAGGCAGAGGTAGGAAGGAACATGCTGTACCCACCTGCCACTGCTGATGAGGGGCTTATTTCTAAGACACACACAGCACAATGCACACACAatgcagagagaaaacaaaagacataGATCACACATTTCAGATGGTTGGTGGACCAAGTTTAGTTAAGGTCAGAGCTGAAAACTTGTGTACTTGTGTCTGAGGTGCACGTGGAAACGTGGATACCTCTCTTCATCCTTCATCCTCTCATCCTACTCATCAGATGCTTCCCTCTAAACAAACCtcagcaaataaacaaatacatacgCACATAAAGTATCACAACAAGCTGGTCCTGGCCCATGGTGTGAAATGTTGCAGAAGGATATGGATGCGGCAGTGTGGGAAAATGGAGTCAGGGAGACATAAGGGCTTTAAAGGAGGTCAGTCCGGGCTCCCAAGTCTTCTCCACCCATATGGGAGGGAAAGACCTTCAGAGGGGGTTTGCTGCTCCAGTTGTGGATAGAACAGCCACCTGATAAGGTCTCAGACTGCTACTCCATTCCTCCCCACGGATGAGAACACGAAATGCAAGCAACAATGAGAATCATGATGGAAGCAATTGACTAGGTTTAAAGCAACAAATATCACCCCGGAATCATAGACTCCAACTACAGAAGGCATCTTAAGATTATACAGTTGAATTGACccatggttcttttttttttttttttttttgagacggagtctcactctgtcgccagtctggagtgcggtggcacaatctcggctcactgcaagctccgcctcccgggttcacgccattctcctccctcagcctcccgagtagctgggactacaggcgcccgtcaccacgcccggctaattttttttttttttttttttttttttagtagagacggggtttcaccatgttagccaggaaggtctcgatctcctgacctcgtgatccacctgtcttagcctcccaaagtgccgggattacaggcgtgaaccatggtTCTATCTTCTTTATACAAACACCATTCTATCTGATTCACAATTTGGTTTACTCCTGTTGTAAGGGCAAACCTTGCCTTTTAATGACCATGAAATATCAATTACCATGTAACTATCTCTGCATGGCATGCTAGGGGAATGGCAGGGAGAAGTATGTCTTATCTACAGGTGGTGGGTTGAGCAGGATGGATGGACACAGGCCAAGCAGATTGCAACTTCCTCCCTCCTGAGTCCCTCAAGCCTCCCCATGTGGCTGAGCCTGCTGCATCCAGGCTTCTGGCACTCACCATACAATGTGATGCTGGCGTTGGTGTTCCCAAGCTTGTTTGTGGCCACACAagtatagttcccataatcctttTCTGAAACATTGAAGAAAGTCAGAGTGGACATGCGGCCTTTGTTCTCAATCCTCACTCCATCCAGTCCAGTGGCTAACCTGCAAGAGGGAAGGCATTGCCATCTATTCATTCTACAAAGAGGCCCTCCTCCTCACAAAACGCTTCTCTCCAACTAACCTTGTCCTTCAAACTCAAACCCTAAGAACCTCAGTGTCCAACAGGAGGACAAGAGAAACGATGCTTTTACCCAACAGGATAAATGTACTGGCTTCTAATTCCCAATGACTGACATGTCTACAACAAGTCTCAGATTCAGAATCATGGTCAGTTCATTTTGttcacttcccagcctcctccaTGTTTTTCTGGTTGTAAAAGGAGACTTTGTTACAAAAGAGGGTATAAACCATTTCTGTTTTGCCTtatctttcccctttccttcacAATCATCCTTCTCCCATGTGAAGATGGCCCATCAGCTCTGCTTCAGAACTGTCCAGGCATCATTTAAAAGGTACCTGGTATCTTCCTTGAACCACTGGAATTCAGCCATGGGGACTGCAGAGGCTTCACAGCTCAGGATACCCTTCTGACCGACGGAAACACCAGTGTTCTTGGCTTTTGAGATATAGGGAGGATCTgtgggaaacacacacacacacacgcacgcacgcacacacacatgcatgcaggcACACAGAGTGATTTCATGAAAGAGAAGAAGGGCACATCCAGCCATTTGCTACGTAAGTGGATTACTTGTGACAACCCTCTTTCCCAgtgaaataatcatttatttcaggaaaaataacttgCCTGAAGATATTGCATTGACCCCAACATCTTTTTCAGGCCTCCAAACCTATTCTCAGTTAACAATTCTCTCCATTTGCTGAAAACTCTGGCAGTCACAGTAAGACGCCAGGGACAAATGGCATGGAGGCCATGGTGAGCAAAGCCATTTGATGAAGTATTTTCCTGTTGGCAGCAACTTGGGTCTTTTGGAAAATGGCACTGCCATTACCAGATTGTCCGCCTACTCCCGGTGCCCTCTGTTCCCCAGAACCCCCCGGCTGCAGGTCCACTCACAGTTTACAGTGATTTTTACTTTCCGCACATCGGGCGCAGCAACATCGTTCAACGCGCTGCATTCGTACTCCCCAGACTGGTCTCGCTTGATGTCAGAGATCTCCAGGTACTCATCCTCACTTACAAAGCCCTGGCCTTCTGGGAAGAAAGAAGCAGACAGGAAACAATCAGGAAACCGTGTAACCAGGGACAGAGCCATATTCACATCTAGAGACtgtaggagaaggaagagaaaaagccatCAGAATGGAGTAGACATCAAGTCAAAGACAGAGGGCATCAAGTTGCTCAAAAGATACGGcaatggaagaaagaaattctCTGCTTGTGTCTTGCATCAATGTATTTTCAGCCAAGCCACTTAACTTTTTTAGAGCATTTGGTAAGAAAAcatgtcattatttttcttatatgatTATTGTGATAATTAACTCAGAGATGACATGATAAATACTTTGGTGCATCAtcaaactgatattttaaaaagaattgtcATGATCAATAATATAATAAAACCATGGAATAACTTTAGAGTATGTTACTGTGGAACACATCTTAATTTTTCATTACGTAGAAATGTTTTTGTATGCAGAATACAAACTACTATTTGTAGAACAAATAAGTAAACATTCCAcactttaatataaataaatgcaaagtagTTAGTTTTGTTTCTACCTGTTTTGGAGAAGATAGAGTGAGAATGAACGAACGAGGAAGGACCCCATGATGGCTTtgtaataggtgctcaatatgCACTGGCCAACACAAGTGTGATAGACCCGAATGCTGGATCTGTGGTTGCCAGAATGGCCTAGTGGATTTAATACTCAATTTGGTGGAGCTCCCTGGAGGATTCATTCTCAGGTACCTGTGAAACTTGTCATtcataattcaaaatattatggGCTGCaaaatttttgttgcttttatgtCACCATTACAGGTTCTTGCAACAATCTGGCCTCTCCACCTTACCCCTTATATTACTCCCTGTGGTCCAGTGCAAACACAACAGACCCTCTGTCTTCCATCACAAATGTTCTGGATTCTGTCAAAACACTGAGATCCCTCGAAAACCAAGATAAAGCCCAAGGATAAGGCACAGCTATTTGCCTTTCTTACAGGCCTGCAGTCCTGAGGGCCACAGTAGTTTTCAGGGCAACAAAAATGTTAGCTTTCCCCACAAGTTTGTGAAAGCATGTTCTGATCCAATAGGTTTGGGTCCACCATGGGTGTGAAGCAGGAAGGTGTCTGTGGAGGGGATGGGCTGGTGTGTAGGGCGTAGGGTGTGGAGCAGGAACGTGTCTGTAGAGTTGGGATGGTGTGCAAGGTATAGGGTGGGCAGCAGGAGGCTGGAAGGTGGGGACAGTGTGTAGGGTGTAGGGTGTGCAGCAGGAACGTGTCTGTGGAGATGGGCTGGTGTCCAGGGTGTAGGGTGGGCAGCGGAAACGTGGAGGGAGTGGGCCAGTGTGCAGGGTGTAGGATAGACAGCAGGATGGTGGAGGGAGTGGGCCGATGTACAGGGTACAAGGTGAGCAGCAGGAAGGTTTCTGTGGAGGTGGGCCAGTGTGCAGGGTGTAGGGTGTGCAGCAggaaggtggaggaggtgggCTGGTGTGTAGGGTGTAGGGTGTGCAGCAggaaggtggaggaggtgggCTGGTGTGTAGGGTGTAGGGTGTGCAACAGTAAGGATCTGTGGAGGTGGGCTGAGGCATAGGGGGTAAGGAGGCAGGTACTTGGGTGCCCTGACTCTGCTCCAAGTCTAAGCCTTGGGGGCTCCCACCACCTACCTGCCCATTTCCCCAGACTGTGTGCTTTCTGGCTCTCGCTGTCTTCCTTGCCTCCATGTCTTACCCCAGGTCATGCCCAACCAGGGAGTACCATCGGTCTCTGGGTACTGGCTACCAATCTATGTATAGAAATGTCACTGCAAATCAGCACCATTCTGTTAGCCCAAACTGTGCACTTCCATGGAGGAAATAATGCATTGGCTAGTGGGAGCAATTCACTTGCCTGGCTACCCTCCTCAAGCCTGGTCCTGAGGACAGGGTCCCAAAACGTACTCACAGATGTGAGGTTCAGAGTCACTGGGAAATCCGGGTGAACTCATATAAGGAGTGGCTGAATGGTGCCGGGTGGAATATCCCCAGAGTGAAGAAATGGGGTATGAAACAGCGACCACACCTAGCCTAGGATCTGAGTGTCTCTCCCGAATGATGCTGCTTGCCCCAGATGGTCCCAGGCACCAGACGGGAACTTAGACAATTtcaaggaagaaactccagagcATGGGCCAGCTGGATCTGGGTTAAGTCCCCATTTGCTGGGTGCTGCTGCTGGATCAAAAGCCTGTACCACAGCAGACATAATGATCCAGGTTAGTTCATATCCTAACTCTTCAAGGTGCATTACGGACATGCAAACACTTTCTTGCCCTACTCCCTTTATTTCTACATAGGCTAACAGAATATCACAGTGAAAGGGATTCtgagattactttttaaataaaatttaacaaagaaaagttAGTTGACCAGTCTAAGCATTTTTAAGGATTAAACTACAATGGAATCAAACACATCAAAATGATGTTCCACACTCACCTcaccatctttttattttctgcaagaAATAAGTGTGGTAGGATAAGAAGCCTGGCTTTCTACTACTATGgctccattattttttcaaaatgtaccACAGAGGATTTTGCCATGAGTAATTAAATTGCATTGCATTTAACCAAACACATGGGCTACCTGCTGAGGGCCTGGCTGGAGTCTCAGGCAGGGTCAACATTCCCCTTGCCTCAGAGAGAAGAAAGCCCCAGATCACGCTGCTCGGTGGACCTGAGCCAGATGCCTTAAAAGCTCCAGATAAAGTGAGATCCACAAATGCCAGTGGACTTAGAAATGTCGACCTACACATAGGGAGGGGATGGCTTCACAGAAGGGGGAGGCCCGTGTGCATCTGCATGGGTAAGACAGGTCCTGCATCCTTCCAGCAGAATTACCAGATGACACGGCAGCCTC
The sequence above is a segment of the Theropithecus gelada isolate Dixy chromosome 14, Tgel_1.0, whole genome shotgun sequence genome. Coding sequences within it:
- the OPCML gene encoding opioid-binding protein/cell adhesion molecule isoform X9, producing MIQNVDVYDEGPYTCSVQTDNHPKTSRVHLIVQVPPQIMNISSDVTVNEGSSVTLLCLAIGRPEPTVTWRHLSVKEGQGFVSEDEYLEISDIKRDQSGEYECSALNDVAAPDVRKVKITVNYPPYISKAKNTGVSVGQKGILSCEASAVPMAEFQWFKEDTRLATGLDGVRIENKGRMSTLTFFNVSEKDYGNYTCVATNKLGNTNASITLYGPGAVIDGVNSASRALACLWLSGTLLAHFFIKF